The following proteins are encoded in a genomic region of Cryptomeria japonica chromosome 11, Sugi_1.0, whole genome shotgun sequence:
- the LOC131069673 gene encoding putative pentatricopeptide repeat-containing protein At3g13770, mitochondrial, translating to MHSKLRNYYSTKQLEPLLQTVQKMPEVHAANNQFTSFSDIGVILKVCSRINLFTQPKKRHARISIETKVLKMYFSCGSYNDARQVFDQMSTPSVEAWDAMINEHVKGEHWQEAIEVFHHMQRRGMKPHKFIIPLVLKACARLAALQEGKDIHDYVKRVGLESDGFIANSLLAMYAKCGCLNKAREVFDKMSERGVVSWNAMIAGYLQSGDCEEALHLFNQMKMSGINPNCVTWTSMISGYAQNGYWNEVLEFFRKMQKANVEPISNTLNSILSACAYFRSLDKGKDVHSYAVKTGFESDVYVRSALIDMYARCGCLEVASQLFNKMPERNVITWTTLIAGYVQHGFANEALKLFSQMNMAGVKPNSVTIATVLPSCAYLTALQQGKEIHAYIIKFGFTPHVIVESALVDMYAKCKNIELARNIFDRMTLKNVVSWNSMIAGYTHNEHTVEALNLFRLMHLTDVQPTAVTIATILPACGHLATLQQGKEIHTYILRNGFESVNFVGNALIDMYLKCGNIELANQLFSKISQKNQVSWTTMIAGYSMHGLGKEALALFKQMQEADMKPDQITFVAVLSACSRAGLVDEGWQYFESVQQVYGIKPTIEIYGCMVDLLGRVGQLNEACKFIEDMPLQPTVGVWGSLLGACRIHCNIELGEYAAKRIFELETEDSGFYILLSNIYANSGRWDDVVKIREVYKRKKFTRRPGCSWIEIKNRVHTFLVGDKSHPQSEKIYAMLESLSTMMKDAGYVLDTGFVLHDLEEEDKEFFICGHSERLAIAFGLICTSPGTTLRIAKNLRVCGDCHKVTKIISKIVEREIIVRDLNRFHHFKDGCCSCGDYW from the exons ATGCATTCAAAGCTCAGGAATTATTATTCTACGAAACAATTGGAACCGTTACTG CAAACGGTTCAAAAAATGCCTGAAGTCCATGCCGCCAACAACCAATTTACCAGTTTTAGCGATATTGGTGTCATCTTGAAGGTCTGTAGTCGCATCAACTTATTCACACAACCTAAGAAACGCCATGCTCGCATTTCTATTGAAACCAAGGTGTTGAAAATGTACTTTAGCTGCGGCAGTTACAATGATGCGCGTCAAGTGTTTGACCAAATGTCTACACCTAGTGTGGAGGCATGGGATGCCATGATCAACGAACATGTCAAGGGCGAGCACTGGCAGGAGGCCATTGAAGTCTTTCACCATATGCAAAGGCGGGGAATGAAACCACACAAATTTATAATTCCTTTGGTTCTCAAGGCTTGCGCTCGTCTTGCAGCTCTACAAGAGGGAAAAGACATCCATGACTATGTAAAAAGAGTCGGACTTGAGTCAGATGGCTTTATAGCGAATTCCCTTCTTGCAATGTACGCAAAATGCGGATGTTTGAATAAAGCGCgagaagtgtttgacaaaatgtctgagAGAGGCGTGGTTtcgtggaatgccatgattgcGGGGTATCTTCAGAGTGGAGATTGTGAGGAGGCTTTGCATCTTTTCAATCAGATGAAAATGTCAGGCATAAATCCAAACTGCGTCACATGGACCTCAATGATTTCAGGGTATGCGCAAAATGGATATTGGAATGAGGTATTGGAATTCTTTCGTAAAATGCAAAAGGCAAATGTAGAACCCATATCCAACACTCTCAATAGCATTCTATCAGCTTGTGCATACTTTAGATCTCTGGACAAGGGAAAGGATGTCCACTCTTATGCGGTTAAAACTGGCTTTGAATCGGATGTTTATGTTAGGAGTGCTCTCATTGACATGTATGCTAGATGTGGATGTTTAGAGGTTGCAAGTCAATTATTTAACAAAATGCCCGAGAGAAATGTAATCACTTGGACTACTCTGATTGCCGGATATGTCCAGCATGGGTTTGCTAATGAAGCCTTGAAACTGTTTAGTCAGATGAATATGGCAGGCGTCAAACCAAACTCTGTCACCATAGCCACCGTTCTGCCATCATGTGCTTACTTAACAGCTTTGCAGCAGGGCAAGGAAATCCACGCCTATATCATCAAGTTTGGTTTTACACCTCACGTAATTGTTGAGAGTGCCCTCGTAGACATGTATGCCAAATGCAAAAATATAGAATTGGCACGAAATATTTTTGATAGAATGACTCTGAAAAACGTAGTATCATGGAATTCAATGATTGCAGGATACACCCATAATGAACATACCGTTGAGGCTTTGAACCTTTTCCGATTAATGCATCTGACTGATGTACAACCTACAGCTGTGACTATTGCAACTATTCTGCCAGCATGTGGCCATTTAGCCACACTGCAACAAGGCAAGGAGATCCATACTTATATACTCCGAAATGGTTTTGAATCAGTCAATTTTGTGGGGAACGCTCTTATAGATATGTATTTAAAATGTGGGAATATAGAGTTGGCAAACCAGCTATTTAGTAAAATTTCCCAGAAAAATCAGGTATCATGGACTACAATGATTGCAGGCTATAGCATGCATGGGCTTGGCAAGGAAGCGCTTGCATTATTTAAGCAAATGCAAGAGGCAGACATGAAACCAGACCAAATCACCTTTGTTGCTGTCCTATCCGCATGCAGCCGTGCAGGTCTAGTAGACGAAGGATGGCAATACTTTGAATCAGTGCAACAAGTTTATGGCATCAAACCAACCATAGAGATCTATGGGTGCATGGTTGATCTTCTTGGTCGTGTTGGGCAGTTGAATGAAGCATGCAAATTTATTGAGGACATGCCTTTACAACCTACTGTCGGTGTGTGGGGATCTTTGCTTGGTGCTTGCAGAATCCATTGCAATATAGAGCTAGGAGAATATGCAGCAAAACGAATTTTTGAGTTAGAAACAGAAGATTCCGGGTTCTATATACTCTTATCAAACATCTATGCTAATTCTGGCAGGTGGGATGATGTAGTAAAGATCAGAGAAGTctacaaaagaaaaaaatttacACGAAGGCCAGGGTGCAGCTGGATCGAGATTAAGAACAGGGTTCATACATTCCTCGTTGGAGACAAATCCCACCCACAATCAGAGAAAATTTATGCTATGTTGGAGAGCTTGTCTACAATGATGAAGGATGCGGGGTATGTACTCGATACTGGTTTTGTGCTTCACGATTTAGAGGAGGAAGATAAGGAATTCTTTATCTGTGGTCATAGTGAGAGACTAGCCATAGCCTTTGGGCTTATCTGCACGAGTCCTGGGACAACTTTAAGGATAGCTAAGAATCTCCGAGTATGTGGCGATTGCCACAAAGTTACAAAGATTATCTCCAAAATTGTAGAGCGAGAAATTATTGTGAGGGATTTAAATCGTTTCCATCATTTTAAGGATGGATGCTGCTCCTGTGGTGATTATTGGTGA
- the LOC131069674 gene encoding putative pentatricopeptide repeat-containing protein At3g23330 isoform X1, whose amino-acid sequence MIEVATAVVRPSRFSKIRHIVNFIHHINMDASHKLIPLSASNHSSISSHINTLCNEGKLIEIMSVLEHMDRQQINLNSHNYFFILQVCTSMKALTQGKLLHARLLTGGLEPNAHLAATLVSMYAMCRNMEDARRVFDKMAKRNVFLWNAMICGYAKNELSRQAMALYCDMQGSDIQPNNYTIPCALKVCDSLLQGKKVHSYVLRSGFESDVVVCCAIINLYAKFGRIDFARRVFDKMPRNFLPSWNAMLAGYVQSGCSVEAWKLFRQMLLDGIDSNPMTLTIVLPVCSYSENLQLGKMIHGYVVRRRFDLDIFVGSALIDFYAKCRRVDVACQLFDRMPEANVVSWTAMIACYAQNEHANDALKCFRRMQLAGVKPNEITIVSVLPACAQLAALQQGKQIHQYVLKIGFMRIISVGNALIDMYSKCGSINIASRVFDKIIDKNVVSWSAMIAGFGMHGKGESALELFNQMQYTAIEPDYVTFIGVLSACSHAGLVDEGWQYFNMMREKYGISHVVEHYACMVDLLGRAGQLHEAQTLIEKMPLEPSSSVWGALLAACRVHSNLELGEHAFKWILKLEPENVGNYILLANIYAAVGRWDRMEKVRIMMKKRSLRKVPGYSWILVKNSVHTFLVGDESHPKMNDIHATLKNLVPEMMAVGYVPDFHSTLYDNG is encoded by the coding sequence ATGATTGAGGTAGCAACGGCAGTAGTAAGGCCATCTCGTTTCAGCAAAATACGCCATATCGTCAATTTCATTCATCACATTAACATGGATGCAAGTCATAAACTAATCCCGCTTTCTGCATCAAACCATTCTTCAATTTCCTCGCATATCAATACTCTCTGCAACGAAGGAAAACTGATAGAGATAATGTCTGTTCTCGAGCATATGGACCGTCAACAAATCAATCTCAATTCCCACAATTATTTTTTCATATTGCAGGTATGCACCAGCATGAAAGCCTTGACACAAGGGAAGCTACTCCATGCACGTTTACTCACTGGAGGACTTGAACCAAATGCACATTTGGCCGCTACACTTGTAAGTATGTATGCCATGTGCAGGAATATGGAAGATGCACGCCGAGTCTTTGACAAAATGGCCAAACGGAATGTTTTCTTGTGGAATGCCATGATCTGTGGGTATGCCAAAAACGAGCTTTCTCGGCAGGCAATGGCGCTTTATTGTGATATGCAAGGGTCAGACATACAGCCCAATAATTATACTATCCCATGCGCTCTCAAGGTATGTGATAGTTTATTGCAGGGAAAGAAGGTCCATAGTTATGTACTTAGAAGTGGGTTTGAGTCAGATGTGGTTGTGTGCTGTGCTATTATAAACTTGTATGCTAAATTTGGGCGTATAGATTTTGCACGAcgagtgtttgacaaaatgccaagaAATTTTCTGCCATCTTGGAATGCGATGCTTGCAGGATATGTTCAAAGTGGCTGCTCCGTTGAGGCATGGAAACTCTTTCGTCAAATGCTGCTGGACGGCATTGATTCGAACCCAATGACTCTTACAATTGTTTTGCCTGTGTGTTCGTACTCAGAGAATCTCCAGTTGGGCAAGATGATTCACGGATATGTAGTTCGAAGGAGATTTGACTTGGATATTTTTGTGGGGAGCGCTCTTATTGACTTTTATGCCAAATGCAGACGTGTAGATGTAGCATGtcaattgtttgacagaatgccggAAGCAAATGTTgtttcatggactgcaatgattgcatgTTATGCTCAGAATGAGCATGCTAATGATGCATTGAAATGCTTTCGGCGAATGCAGTTGGCAGGCGTGAAGCCTAATGAGATAACCATAGTGAGCGTTTTGCCTGCATGTGCCCAATTAGCAGCTTTGCAACAAGGAAAGCAAATCCATCAATATGTGCTCAAGATTGGCTTCATGCGCATTATTTCCGTTGGAAATGCACTTATAGATATGTATTCGAAGTGTGGTAGTATAAACATTGCTTCTCGGGTGTTTGACAAAATAATTGATAAGAATGTAGTGTCATGGAGTGCAATGATTGCAGGTTTTGGAATGCATGGGAAGGGTGAAAGTGCGCTAGAATTATTCAACCAAATGCAATATACAGCCATTGAGCCAGACTATGTAACATTTATAGGAGTTCTTTCTGCATGTAGTCATGCAGGTCTGGTGGATGAAGGTTGGCAATATTTCAATATGATGAGGGAAAAGTATGGTATCTCACATGTTGTGGAACACTATGCCTGCATGGTGGACCTTCTTGGTCGAGCTGGGCAGCTGCATGAAGCTCAAACGTTAATAGAGAAGATGCCATTAGAACCAAGTTCTAGTGTTTGGGGAGCCCTGCTTGCTGCTTGCAGAGTTCACAGCAATTTAGAGCTAGGAGAGCATGCATTTAAGTGGATTCTGAAGTTAGAACCCGAAAATGTAGGAAATTATATCTTGCTGGCAAACATCTATGCTGCGGTTGGGAGGTGGGATAGGATGGAAAAGGTCAGgataatgatgaaaaagagaaGCTTGAGGAAAGTGCCTGGGTATAGCTGGATTTTGGTGAAGAACAGTGTCCACACTTTCCTTGTAGGAGATGAATCGCACCCAAAAATGAATGATATCCATGCTACACTGAAGAATTTGGTACCAGAGATGATGGCAGTGGGGTATGTGCCTGATTTTCATTCCACACTGTATGACAATGGTTAA
- the LOC131069674 gene encoding putative pentatricopeptide repeat-containing protein At3g23330 isoform X2 yields the protein MRSQGYVQSGCSVEAWKLFRQMLLDGIDSNPMTLTIVLPVCSYSENLQLGKMIHGYVVRRRFDLDIFVGSALIDFYAKCRRVDVACQLFDRMPEANVVSWTAMIACYAQNEHANDALKCFRRMQLAGVKPNEITIVSVLPACAQLAALQQGKQIHQYVLKIGFMRIISVGNALIDMYSKCGSINIASRVFDKIIDKNVVSWSAMIAGFGMHGKGESALELFNQMQYTAIEPDYVTFIGVLSACSHAGLVDEGWQYFNMMREKYGISHVVEHYACMVDLLGRAGQLHEAQTLIEKMPLEPSSSVWGALLAACRVHSNLELGEHAFKWILKLEPENVGNYILLANIYAAVGRWDRMEKVRIMMKKRSLRKVPGYSWILVKNSVHTFLVGDESHPKMNDIHATLKNLVPEMMAVGYVPDFHSTLYDNG from the exons ATGCGCTCTCAAG GATATGTTCAAAGTGGCTGCTCCGTTGAGGCATGGAAACTCTTTCGTCAAATGCTGCTGGACGGCATTGATTCGAACCCAATGACTCTTACAATTGTTTTGCCTGTGTGTTCGTACTCAGAGAATCTCCAGTTGGGCAAGATGATTCACGGATATGTAGTTCGAAGGAGATTTGACTTGGATATTTTTGTGGGGAGCGCTCTTATTGACTTTTATGCCAAATGCAGACGTGTAGATGTAGCATGtcaattgtttgacagaatgccggAAGCAAATGTTgtttcatggactgcaatgattgcatgTTATGCTCAGAATGAGCATGCTAATGATGCATTGAAATGCTTTCGGCGAATGCAGTTGGCAGGCGTGAAGCCTAATGAGATAACCATAGTGAGCGTTTTGCCTGCATGTGCCCAATTAGCAGCTTTGCAACAAGGAAAGCAAATCCATCAATATGTGCTCAAGATTGGCTTCATGCGCATTATTTCCGTTGGAAATGCACTTATAGATATGTATTCGAAGTGTGGTAGTATAAACATTGCTTCTCGGGTGTTTGACAAAATAATTGATAAGAATGTAGTGTCATGGAGTGCAATGATTGCAGGTTTTGGAATGCATGGGAAGGGTGAAAGTGCGCTAGAATTATTCAACCAAATGCAATATACAGCCATTGAGCCAGACTATGTAACATTTATAGGAGTTCTTTCTGCATGTAGTCATGCAGGTCTGGTGGATGAAGGTTGGCAATATTTCAATATGATGAGGGAAAAGTATGGTATCTCACATGTTGTGGAACACTATGCCTGCATGGTGGACCTTCTTGGTCGAGCTGGGCAGCTGCATGAAGCTCAAACGTTAATAGAGAAGATGCCATTAGAACCAAGTTCTAGTGTTTGGGGAGCCCTGCTTGCTGCTTGCAGAGTTCACAGCAATTTAGAGCTAGGAGAGCATGCATTTAAGTGGATTCTGAAGTTAGAACCCGAAAATGTAGGAAATTATATCTTGCTGGCAAACATCTATGCTGCGGTTGGGAGGTGGGATAGGATGGAAAAGGTCAGgataatgatgaaaaagagaaGCTTGAGGAAAGTGCCTGGGTATAGCTGGATTTTGGTGAAGAACAGTGTCCACACTTTCCTTGTAGGAGATGAATCGCACCCAAAAATGAATGATATCCATGCTACACTGAAGAATTTGGTACCAGAGATGATGGCAGTGGGGTATGTGCCTGATTTTCATTCCACACTGTATGACAATGGTTAA